In Arachis stenosperma cultivar V10309 chromosome 1, arast.V10309.gnm1.PFL2, whole genome shotgun sequence, one DNA window encodes the following:
- the LOC130970660 gene encoding proteasome activator subunit 4 isoform X1: protein MHLYNAWLPPPLAAQTAAERDSFRRVISDVSASFRPDDPESVFSTLKFISVLDLFIKAKSDVALEDVEALIQMGLELFHLSRNKLYAQVRWGNLLVRLLNKYRKKIALSIQWRPLYDTLISTHFTRSTGPEGWRIRQRHFETITTLVQSCRRFFPSGSAFEIWSEFKSLLQNPWHNSSFEGSGFARLFLPMNEDNQDFYSHGWIEECIDLWGSIPNCQFWNSQWADVVARVIKNYHNLDLECFLPLLFARYLNMFEVPVANGSGSYPYSLDVPRNTKFLFSNKSSTPAKAIAKTIVYLLKPGSSSQQHFEKLINILEQYYHPSNGGRWTYSLERFLFHLVLQFQKRLQNEQVGTKNSKPIEQHLGRSERVFFVNSVLKLIDRGQYSKNEHLSETVAATTSILSYVEPSLVLPFVASRFRMALETMTAIHQLKIAVMSVAFVGRSLFFTSVSASSKKQVDLGGDDETLIDLMGVSLSNALLGMDANDPPKTLATMQLIGSIFSNLALLDDKIDDLSLMPMIRFSEWLDEFLCRLFSLLLHLEPSSVINEGLHSSAASGTFLVDDGPYYFCLLEILLGRLSESLYNQALKKISKFVRTNILPGAMAEVGLLCCACVHSNPEEAVSQLVEPILASVISSLKGTPHTGFAGGTFYASSTKNRSTISPALEAAIDYQLKILTVGITFGGPAILRYKDQFKEAVFLAFDSPSWKVNGAADHLLRSLLGSQVHYYPIDQYRCVLSHPDAAALEEWINSKDFTADERLTPKWHIPCDEEVQFANELLDIHFKSALDDLLKICETKMHVDQGDEKEHLKVTLLRIESSLQGLFSCLPDFVPNSRNGMADDSDHKFLIAGATGCTVGSTALREKAAEIVHTACKYILEKKSDDSILLILIIRIMDSLGNYGSLEYDEWSSHRQAWKFESAAIVEPPVNFIVSSRSKGKKRPRWALIDKAFMHNTWRSSQASYHLYRTSGNFSPSDHVTLLADDLLSLSLHSYETVRLLAGKALVKLIKRWPSMISKCVITLTNKLQDSNAEEYAVLGSCSVLASQTVLKHLTTDLKSFSSFIMAILSSSHHESLKAQKAINELFVKYNIQFSGVSKSFFRISDKDNHTCGLGFSDLVSQIGSMSFDSTGLHWRYNLMANRVLLLLALASRNHPNSSTRILSETAGHFLKNLKSQLPQTRILAISALNTLLKESPYKLSAGEKSAVLEDLQGNAKSSLEEALTHTFQEEGFFNETLNSLSHVHIISDSESASRGGHGDSSFQSLADKSITRFYFEFSASWPRTPSWISFFGSDTFYSSFARIFKRLVQECGMPVVVALKGAVDEFTTAKERSKQCVAAEVLAGVLHSDVDGLLGEWENWLMPQLKNIILAQSVESVPEWATCIRYAVTGKGKYGTRVPLLRQKILDALMTPLPPTVATTVTAKRYAFLAAALIEISPQKMAVAEIQLHNILLNEVLGNMCHSSAQVREALGVTLSVLCSNIRLYHSSHHDDTSSNVDTPMKDESWVQLLTERAAEAVVNIQNVSQSDKVTNPIDTRSQNGHADNDSQDDTKWMETLLCFIISSLKSGRSSYLLDVIVGLLHPVISLQETSNKDLATVAKAAFELLKWMIVWEPHLQKAISVILSAASDPNWRTRSATLTYLRTFMYRHTFILSSPKKHEIWGTVEKLLVDNQVEVREHAAAVLAGLMKSGDEDIAKDFRNRAYVEANNVYKRRKSRKSSSSSSMASVHGAVLALAASVLSAPYDMPSWLPEHVTLLARFSGEPSPVKSTVTKAIAEFRRTHADTWNVQKELFTEEQLEILADTSSSSSYFA from the exons ATGCATCTCTACAATGCATGGCTTCCACCGCCGCTCGCCGCCCAAACCGCCGCCGAGAGGGACTCATTCCGCCGTGTCATCTCCGACGTCTCCGCCTCCTTCCGCCCTGACGATCCCGAATCCGTCTTCTCCACTCTCAAATTCATCTCTGTCCTTGACCT TTTTATAAAGGCCAAAAGTGATGTAGCTTTGGAAGATGTCGAAGCCCTTATTCAGATGGGCCTTGAACTATTTCACTTGTCCCGTAACAAGCTTTATGCACAG GTTAGATGGGGAAATTTGTTAGTCAGACTACTCAACAAATATAGGAAAAAGATTGCATTGAGTATTCAGTGGCGGCCTTTGTATGATACGTTGATCAGCACACATTTTACTAG AAGTACAGGTCCAGAAGGTTGGAGAATAAGACAACGACACTTTGAAACTATAACTACCCTTGTTCAGTCCTGCCGGAGATTCTTCCCATCAGGTTCTGCCTTTGAGATATGGTCTGAGTTTAA atctttATTGCAAAACCCATGGCATAATTCATCCTTTGAGGGATCTGGGTTTGCAAGACTATTCCTTCCTATGAACGAGGACAATCAGGACTTTTATTCACA TGGTTGGATTGAAGAATGTATAGACTTGTGGGGATCTATACCAAATTGCCAATTCTGGAACAGTCAATGGGCAGATGTGGTAGCCCGGGTCATAAAAAATTACCACAATCTTGATTTGGAGTGCTTTCTGCCTTTGCTTTTTGCCAGATACTTGAATATGTTTGAG GTTCCTGTGGCAAATGGCAGTGGATCTTATCCCTATTCATTGGATGTCCCAAGGAACACGAAGTTCTTATTCTCCAACAAAAGTTCCACTCCTGCGAAGGCTATAGCCAAAACAATT GTATATTTATTAAAACCTGGTAGTTCATCACAACAGCACTTTGAGAAGTTGATCAACATTTTGGAGCA ATACTATCATCCCTCGAATGGTGGTCGATGGACTTACTCATTGGAGCGATTTTTGTTTCATTTGGTGCTTCAATTTCAGAAGCGCCTGCAGAACGAACAAGT GGGCACAAAAAATAGCAAACCAATTGAACAACATCTTGGGAGATCAGAGAGGGTCTTCTTTGTTAATTCTGTGCTAAAGTTAATTGATCGGGGACAATACAGCAAGAATGAGCATCTCTCTGAGACAGTAGCTGCAACAACTTCGATATTATCCTATGTGGAACCCTCTTTGGTTCTACCATTTGTGGCATCTCGGTTCAGAATGGCCCTTGAGACG ATGACTGCCATCCACCAGTTGAAAATTGCAGTTATGTCAGTGGCATTTGTTGGACGTTCACTATTTTTTACGTCCGTATCAGCTTCCTCAAAGAAACAAGTTGATCTTGGTGGTGATGATGAAACATTAATTGATCTTATGGGGGTTTCATTATCGAATGCATTACTTGGCATGGATGCTAATGACCCTCCGAAGACCTTGGCTACCATGCAGTTAATTGGTTCCATCTTTTCAAAT TTGGCTTTATTGGATgataaaattgatgacttgtcACTTATGCCGATGATACGTTTCTCTGAATGGCTGGATGAGTTCTTATGCCGTCTCTTTTCCTTACTTCTACACTTGGAACCAAGCAGTGTTAT AAATGAAGGTCTTCACTCTTCAGCAGCATCAGGGACTTTTCTGGTTGATGATGGTCCATACTACTTCTGTCTGCTTGAAATTCTGCTTGGGAGGCTTTCAGAATCACTTTATAATCAG GCTTTGAAGAAAATTTCCAAGTTTGTGAGGACAAATATTCTTCCTGGTGCTATGGCTGAGGTTGGACTGCTCTGTTGTGCATGCGTACACTCAAACCCAGAAGAAGCAGTTAGTCAACTCGTTGAGCCAATATTAGCATCTGTGATATCCTCCTTGAAAGGAACACCACACACTGGATTTGCAGGAGGAACCTTTTATGCTTCTTCAACCAAG AATAGATCCACAATTTCACCAGCTCTTGAGGCTGCAATCGActatcaattaaaaatattaacagTTGGCATCACTTTTGGCGGTCCGGCAATACTCCGCTATAAGGATCAATTTAAAGAAGCTGTCTTCTTGGCTTTTGACTCACCATCCTGGAAG GTTAATGGGGCTGCTGATCATCTTCTCCGATCCCTTCTTGGAAGTCAGGTTCATTATTATCCAATAGATCAGTACAG ATGTGTTCTCAGTCATCCTGATGCTGCTGCTCTAGAAGAATGGATTAATTCAAAAGATTTTACTGCAGATGAAAGATTGACCCCGAAGTGGCATATTCCTTGTGATGAAGAAGTTCAGTTTGCAAATGAGCTTTTAGACATTCACTTTAAGTCAGCTTTGGATGATCTGTTAAAAATATGCGAAACTAAAATGCATGTGGATCAAG GGGATGAGAAAGAGCACTTGAAAGTGACTCTCTTACGAATTGAGTCATCATTGCAAGGACTTTTTTCTTGCTTGCCTGATTTTGTCCCAAATTCAAGGAATGGGATGGCTGATGATTCAGATCATAAGTTTCTAATTGCTGGAGCAACAGGATGTACTGTTGGCAGTACCGCTTTGCGAGAAAAAGCTGCTGAGATTGTACATACAGCCTGCAA GTATATTCTGGAGAAAAAATCAGATGACAGCATCCTTTTGATACTCATTATACGCATTATGGATTCTTTAGGAAATTATG GTAGTTTGGAATATGATGAGTGGTCGAGTCACAGGCAGGCTTGGAAGTTTGAATCTGCTGCCATAGTAGAACCTCCGGTTAATTTCATTGTGTCAAGTCGTTCTAAAGGAAAGAAAAG ACCGAGGTGGGCTCTTATTGACAAGGCATTCATGCACAATACGTGGAGATCTTCACAAGCATCCTATCATCTTTATAGAACAAGTGGGAATTTCAGCCCATCAGATCATGTGACCCTTTTGGCGGATGATTTGTTGAGTCTCTCTTTGCATAGCTATGAAACAGTGCGCCT GCTTGCAGGAAAAGCTCTAGTGAAGCTAATCAAGAGATGGCCGTCTATGATCTCTAAGTGTGTTATCACCCTTACCAACAAGTTGCAGGATTCCAATGCCGAGGAATATGCAGTGCTGGGTTCTTGTTCGGTCCTTGCCTCACAAACGGTTCTTAAACATTTGACTACG GATCTGAAGTCATTCTCTTCATTTATCATGGCCATTCTCTCAAG TTCTCATCATGAATCCTTGAAAGCTCAGAAAGCAATTAATGAG CTTTTTGTAAAGTACAACATCCAATTTTCTGGAGTATCTAAAAGCTTTTTTAGGATATCAGACAAAGACAACCATACTTGTGGACTGGGATTTTCAGATTTGGTTTCTCAGATTGGCTCTATGAGTTTTGATTCCACTGGCTTGCATTGGCG GTATAATTTAATGGCTAACAGAGTTTTGCTCTTGCTAGCTTTGGCTTCTCGGAACCACCCAAATTCATCAACTAGAATCCTGAGTGAAACAGCTG GCCACTTTTTGAAGAATTTGAAAAGTCAACTTCCTCAGACAAGGATACTTGCAATTTCGGCTTTGAATACGCTCTTAAAGGAATCACCGTACAAGCTGTCAGCTGGTGAGAAATCTGCTGTACTCGAGGATTTGCAAGGCAATGCCAAGTCATCTCTTGAAGAAGCTTTAACTCACACCTTTCAGGAAGAGGGTTTCTTCAACGAGACACTCAATAGTCTTTCTCATGTTCATATCATAAGTGATTCTGAAAGTGCTTCTAGAGGAGGTCATGGAGATTCCAGTTTCCAAAGCTTGGCTGACAAATCTATAACCCGCTTCTACTTTGAATTCTCGGCTTCATGGCCACGCACTCCAAGTTGGATCTCATTTTTTGGGAGTGATACATTCTACTCAAGTTTTGCACGTATTTTCAAGCGGCTTGTACAAGAATGCGGCATGCCAGTTGTAGTGGCGCTAAAAGGCGCTGTAGATGAGTTTACAACTGCCAAGGAGAGGTCTAAACAATGTGTAGCTGCTGAAGTATTGGCGGGTGTGTTACACTCTGATGTTGATGGTCTATTGGGAGAGTGGGAAAACTGGCTCATGCCTCAGTTGAAGAATATCATTCTAGCACAATCTGTTGAATCAGTTCCTGAATGGGCCACTTGCATACGGTATGCAGTTACTGGCAAAGGGAAATATGGAACAAGAGTTCCTCTGCTGAGGCAGAAAATTCTTGATGCTTTGATGACACCTTTACCTCCAACAGTAGCTACCACTGTAACAGCCAAGCGATATGCTTTCCTGGCAGCTGCGCTGATAGAAATATCCCCACAGAAAATGGCAGTTGCTGAAATCCAGCTCCACAATATACTCTTGAATGAAGTTCTTGGTAATATGTGCCACTCATCAGCCCAA GTGAGGGAAGCTCTAGGTGTTACCCTATCTGTTTTGTGCTCAAACATTCGACTATATCATTCAAGTCATCATGATGATACAAGCAGCAATGTTGATACTCCGATGAAAGATGAAAGCTGGGTTCAGCTTCTTACTGAACGAGCTGCTGAAGCAGTTGTTAACATTCAGAATGTTAGCCAATCAGACAAAGTAACCAATCCCATAGATACGAGATCTCAAAATGGGCATGCAGACAATGATTCTCAAGATGATACGAAGTGGATGGAGACG CTACTATGCTTCATCATCTCATCATTGAAGTCTGGGAGATCGTCTTATCTACTTGATGTTATTGTGGGGCTTCTTCATCCTGTTATTTCTTTGCAG GAAACCTCGAATAAAGATTTAGCAACAGTAGCAAAGGCAGCTTTTGAATTGCTAAAATGGATGATTGTCTGGGAACCTCACCTCCAGAAGGCTATCTCTGTGATTCTTTCTGCTGCCAGTGATCCTAATTGGCGAACTAGATCTGCTACTTTGACATATCTGCGCACTTTCATGTACAG GCACACTTTCATTCTCTCAAGTCCGAAGAAACATGAAATTTGGGGTACTGTTGAGAAGTTACTAGTAGACAACCAAGTTGAG GTAAGAGAACATGCGGCAGCAGTCTTAGCAGGATTAATGAAGAGTGGAGATGAAGATATAGCTAAGGATTTCCGCAATAGAGCTTATGTAGAGGCAAATAATGTATATAAGAGAAGGAAGTCAAG AAAATCAAGTTCTAGTTCATCCATGGCCTCTGTTCATGGTGCTGTACTAGCTTTGGCAGCTTCTGTATTATCAGCTCCATATGATATGCCCAG TTGGTTGCCTGAGCATGTTACATTGCTGGCTCGTTTCAGTGGGGAGCCCTCCCCTGTGAAATCTACGGTTACAAAAGCTATAGCAGAGTTCCGGCGCACTCACGCTGATACATGGAATGTTCAGAAAGAGTTATTTACAGAAGAGCAACTCGAG ATCCTGGCAGAtacatcatcttcatcatcgtATTTTGCTTGA
- the LOC130970660 gene encoding proteasome activator subunit 4 isoform X2 gives MSKPLFRWALNYFTCPVTSFMHRWGNLLVRLLNKYRKKIALSIQWRPLYDTLISTHFTRSTGPEGWRIRQRHFETITTLVQSCRRFFPSGSAFEIWSEFKSLLQNPWHNSSFEGSGFARLFLPMNEDNQDFYSHGWIEECIDLWGSIPNCQFWNSQWADVVARVIKNYHNLDLECFLPLLFARYLNMFEVPVANGSGSYPYSLDVPRNTKFLFSNKSSTPAKAIAKTIVYLLKPGSSSQQHFEKLINILEQYYHPSNGGRWTYSLERFLFHLVLQFQKRLQNEQVGTKNSKPIEQHLGRSERVFFVNSVLKLIDRGQYSKNEHLSETVAATTSILSYVEPSLVLPFVASRFRMALETMTAIHQLKIAVMSVAFVGRSLFFTSVSASSKKQVDLGGDDETLIDLMGVSLSNALLGMDANDPPKTLATMQLIGSIFSNLALLDDKIDDLSLMPMIRFSEWLDEFLCRLFSLLLHLEPSSVINEGLHSSAASGTFLVDDGPYYFCLLEILLGRLSESLYNQALKKISKFVRTNILPGAMAEVGLLCCACVHSNPEEAVSQLVEPILASVISSLKGTPHTGFAGGTFYASSTKNRSTISPALEAAIDYQLKILTVGITFGGPAILRYKDQFKEAVFLAFDSPSWKVNGAADHLLRSLLGSQVHYYPIDQYRCVLSHPDAAALEEWINSKDFTADERLTPKWHIPCDEEVQFANELLDIHFKSALDDLLKICETKMHVDQGDEKEHLKVTLLRIESSLQGLFSCLPDFVPNSRNGMADDSDHKFLIAGATGCTVGSTALREKAAEIVHTACKYILEKKSDDSILLILIIRIMDSLGNYGSLEYDEWSSHRQAWKFESAAIVEPPVNFIVSSRSKGKKRPRWALIDKAFMHNTWRSSQASYHLYRTSGNFSPSDHVTLLADDLLSLSLHSYETVRLLAGKALVKLIKRWPSMISKCVITLTNKLQDSNAEEYAVLGSCSVLASQTVLKHLTTDLKSFSSFIMAILSSSHHESLKAQKAINELFVKYNIQFSGVSKSFFRISDKDNHTCGLGFSDLVSQIGSMSFDSTGLHWRYNLMANRVLLLLALASRNHPNSSTRILSETAGHFLKNLKSQLPQTRILAISALNTLLKESPYKLSAGEKSAVLEDLQGNAKSSLEEALTHTFQEEGFFNETLNSLSHVHIISDSESASRGGHGDSSFQSLADKSITRFYFEFSASWPRTPSWISFFGSDTFYSSFARIFKRLVQECGMPVVVALKGAVDEFTTAKERSKQCVAAEVLAGVLHSDVDGLLGEWENWLMPQLKNIILAQSVESVPEWATCIRYAVTGKGKYGTRVPLLRQKILDALMTPLPPTVATTVTAKRYAFLAAALIEISPQKMAVAEIQLHNILLNEVLGNMCHSSAQVREALGVTLSVLCSNIRLYHSSHHDDTSSNVDTPMKDESWVQLLTERAAEAVVNIQNVSQSDKVTNPIDTRSQNGHADNDSQDDTKWMETLLCFIISSLKSGRSSYLLDVIVGLLHPVISLQETSNKDLATVAKAAFELLKWMIVWEPHLQKAISVILSAASDPNWRTRSATLTYLRTFMYRHTFILSSPKKHEIWGTVEKLLVDNQVEVREHAAAVLAGLMKSGDEDIAKDFRNRAYVEANNVYKRRKSRKSSSSSSMASVHGAVLALAASVLSAPYDMPSWLPEHVTLLARFSGEPSPVKSTVTKAIAEFRRTHADTWNVQKELFTEEQLEILADTSSSSSYFA, from the exons ATGTCGAAGCCCTTATTCAGATGGGCCTTGAACTATTTCACTTGTCCCGTAACAAGCTTTATGCACAG ATGGGGAAATTTGTTAGTCAGACTACTCAACAAATATAGGAAAAAGATTGCATTGAGTATTCAGTGGCGGCCTTTGTATGATACGTTGATCAGCACACATTTTACTAG AAGTACAGGTCCAGAAGGTTGGAGAATAAGACAACGACACTTTGAAACTATAACTACCCTTGTTCAGTCCTGCCGGAGATTCTTCCCATCAGGTTCTGCCTTTGAGATATGGTCTGAGTTTAA atctttATTGCAAAACCCATGGCATAATTCATCCTTTGAGGGATCTGGGTTTGCAAGACTATTCCTTCCTATGAACGAGGACAATCAGGACTTTTATTCACA TGGTTGGATTGAAGAATGTATAGACTTGTGGGGATCTATACCAAATTGCCAATTCTGGAACAGTCAATGGGCAGATGTGGTAGCCCGGGTCATAAAAAATTACCACAATCTTGATTTGGAGTGCTTTCTGCCTTTGCTTTTTGCCAGATACTTGAATATGTTTGAG GTTCCTGTGGCAAATGGCAGTGGATCTTATCCCTATTCATTGGATGTCCCAAGGAACACGAAGTTCTTATTCTCCAACAAAAGTTCCACTCCTGCGAAGGCTATAGCCAAAACAATT GTATATTTATTAAAACCTGGTAGTTCATCACAACAGCACTTTGAGAAGTTGATCAACATTTTGGAGCA ATACTATCATCCCTCGAATGGTGGTCGATGGACTTACTCATTGGAGCGATTTTTGTTTCATTTGGTGCTTCAATTTCAGAAGCGCCTGCAGAACGAACAAGT GGGCACAAAAAATAGCAAACCAATTGAACAACATCTTGGGAGATCAGAGAGGGTCTTCTTTGTTAATTCTGTGCTAAAGTTAATTGATCGGGGACAATACAGCAAGAATGAGCATCTCTCTGAGACAGTAGCTGCAACAACTTCGATATTATCCTATGTGGAACCCTCTTTGGTTCTACCATTTGTGGCATCTCGGTTCAGAATGGCCCTTGAGACG ATGACTGCCATCCACCAGTTGAAAATTGCAGTTATGTCAGTGGCATTTGTTGGACGTTCACTATTTTTTACGTCCGTATCAGCTTCCTCAAAGAAACAAGTTGATCTTGGTGGTGATGATGAAACATTAATTGATCTTATGGGGGTTTCATTATCGAATGCATTACTTGGCATGGATGCTAATGACCCTCCGAAGACCTTGGCTACCATGCAGTTAATTGGTTCCATCTTTTCAAAT TTGGCTTTATTGGATgataaaattgatgacttgtcACTTATGCCGATGATACGTTTCTCTGAATGGCTGGATGAGTTCTTATGCCGTCTCTTTTCCTTACTTCTACACTTGGAACCAAGCAGTGTTAT AAATGAAGGTCTTCACTCTTCAGCAGCATCAGGGACTTTTCTGGTTGATGATGGTCCATACTACTTCTGTCTGCTTGAAATTCTGCTTGGGAGGCTTTCAGAATCACTTTATAATCAG GCTTTGAAGAAAATTTCCAAGTTTGTGAGGACAAATATTCTTCCTGGTGCTATGGCTGAGGTTGGACTGCTCTGTTGTGCATGCGTACACTCAAACCCAGAAGAAGCAGTTAGTCAACTCGTTGAGCCAATATTAGCATCTGTGATATCCTCCTTGAAAGGAACACCACACACTGGATTTGCAGGAGGAACCTTTTATGCTTCTTCAACCAAG AATAGATCCACAATTTCACCAGCTCTTGAGGCTGCAATCGActatcaattaaaaatattaacagTTGGCATCACTTTTGGCGGTCCGGCAATACTCCGCTATAAGGATCAATTTAAAGAAGCTGTCTTCTTGGCTTTTGACTCACCATCCTGGAAG GTTAATGGGGCTGCTGATCATCTTCTCCGATCCCTTCTTGGAAGTCAGGTTCATTATTATCCAATAGATCAGTACAG ATGTGTTCTCAGTCATCCTGATGCTGCTGCTCTAGAAGAATGGATTAATTCAAAAGATTTTACTGCAGATGAAAGATTGACCCCGAAGTGGCATATTCCTTGTGATGAAGAAGTTCAGTTTGCAAATGAGCTTTTAGACATTCACTTTAAGTCAGCTTTGGATGATCTGTTAAAAATATGCGAAACTAAAATGCATGTGGATCAAG GGGATGAGAAAGAGCACTTGAAAGTGACTCTCTTACGAATTGAGTCATCATTGCAAGGACTTTTTTCTTGCTTGCCTGATTTTGTCCCAAATTCAAGGAATGGGATGGCTGATGATTCAGATCATAAGTTTCTAATTGCTGGAGCAACAGGATGTACTGTTGGCAGTACCGCTTTGCGAGAAAAAGCTGCTGAGATTGTACATACAGCCTGCAA GTATATTCTGGAGAAAAAATCAGATGACAGCATCCTTTTGATACTCATTATACGCATTATGGATTCTTTAGGAAATTATG GTAGTTTGGAATATGATGAGTGGTCGAGTCACAGGCAGGCTTGGAAGTTTGAATCTGCTGCCATAGTAGAACCTCCGGTTAATTTCATTGTGTCAAGTCGTTCTAAAGGAAAGAAAAG ACCGAGGTGGGCTCTTATTGACAAGGCATTCATGCACAATACGTGGAGATCTTCACAAGCATCCTATCATCTTTATAGAACAAGTGGGAATTTCAGCCCATCAGATCATGTGACCCTTTTGGCGGATGATTTGTTGAGTCTCTCTTTGCATAGCTATGAAACAGTGCGCCT GCTTGCAGGAAAAGCTCTAGTGAAGCTAATCAAGAGATGGCCGTCTATGATCTCTAAGTGTGTTATCACCCTTACCAACAAGTTGCAGGATTCCAATGCCGAGGAATATGCAGTGCTGGGTTCTTGTTCGGTCCTTGCCTCACAAACGGTTCTTAAACATTTGACTACG GATCTGAAGTCATTCTCTTCATTTATCATGGCCATTCTCTCAAG TTCTCATCATGAATCCTTGAAAGCTCAGAAAGCAATTAATGAG CTTTTTGTAAAGTACAACATCCAATTTTCTGGAGTATCTAAAAGCTTTTTTAGGATATCAGACAAAGACAACCATACTTGTGGACTGGGATTTTCAGATTTGGTTTCTCAGATTGGCTCTATGAGTTTTGATTCCACTGGCTTGCATTGGCG GTATAATTTAATGGCTAACAGAGTTTTGCTCTTGCTAGCTTTGGCTTCTCGGAACCACCCAAATTCATCAACTAGAATCCTGAGTGAAACAGCTG GCCACTTTTTGAAGAATTTGAAAAGTCAACTTCCTCAGACAAGGATACTTGCAATTTCGGCTTTGAATACGCTCTTAAAGGAATCACCGTACAAGCTGTCAGCTGGTGAGAAATCTGCTGTACTCGAGGATTTGCAAGGCAATGCCAAGTCATCTCTTGAAGAAGCTTTAACTCACACCTTTCAGGAAGAGGGTTTCTTCAACGAGACACTCAATAGTCTTTCTCATGTTCATATCATAAGTGATTCTGAAAGTGCTTCTAGAGGAGGTCATGGAGATTCCAGTTTCCAAAGCTTGGCTGACAAATCTATAACCCGCTTCTACTTTGAATTCTCGGCTTCATGGCCACGCACTCCAAGTTGGATCTCATTTTTTGGGAGTGATACATTCTACTCAAGTTTTGCACGTATTTTCAAGCGGCTTGTACAAGAATGCGGCATGCCAGTTGTAGTGGCGCTAAAAGGCGCTGTAGATGAGTTTACAACTGCCAAGGAGAGGTCTAAACAATGTGTAGCTGCTGAAGTATTGGCGGGTGTGTTACACTCTGATGTTGATGGTCTATTGGGAGAGTGGGAAAACTGGCTCATGCCTCAGTTGAAGAATATCATTCTAGCACAATCTGTTGAATCAGTTCCTGAATGGGCCACTTGCATACGGTATGCAGTTACTGGCAAAGGGAAATATGGAACAAGAGTTCCTCTGCTGAGGCAGAAAATTCTTGATGCTTTGATGACACCTTTACCTCCAACAGTAGCTACCACTGTAACAGCCAAGCGATATGCTTTCCTGGCAGCTGCGCTGATAGAAATATCCCCACAGAAAATGGCAGTTGCTGAAATCCAGCTCCACAATATACTCTTGAATGAAGTTCTTGGTAATATGTGCCACTCATCAGCCCAA GTGAGGGAAGCTCTAGGTGTTACCCTATCTGTTTTGTGCTCAAACATTCGACTATATCATTCAAGTCATCATGATGATACAAGCAGCAATGTTGATACTCCGATGAAAGATGAAAGCTGGGTTCAGCTTCTTACTGAACGAGCTGCTGAAGCAGTTGTTAACATTCAGAATGTTAGCCAATCAGACAAAGTAACCAATCCCATAGATACGAGATCTCAAAATGGGCATGCAGACAATGATTCTCAAGATGATACGAAGTGGATGGAGACG CTACTATGCTTCATCATCTCATCATTGAAGTCTGGGAGATCGTCTTATCTACTTGATGTTATTGTGGGGCTTCTTCATCCTGTTATTTCTTTGCAG GAAACCTCGAATAAAGATTTAGCAACAGTAGCAAAGGCAGCTTTTGAATTGCTAAAATGGATGATTGTCTGGGAACCTCACCTCCAGAAGGCTATCTCTGTGATTCTTTCTGCTGCCAGTGATCCTAATTGGCGAACTAGATCTGCTACTTTGACATATCTGCGCACTTTCATGTACAG GCACACTTTCATTCTCTCAAGTCCGAAGAAACATGAAATTTGGGGTACTGTTGAGAAGTTACTAGTAGACAACCAAGTTGAG GTAAGAGAACATGCGGCAGCAGTCTTAGCAGGATTAATGAAGAGTGGAGATGAAGATATAGCTAAGGATTTCCGCAATAGAGCTTATGTAGAGGCAAATAATGTATATAAGAGAAGGAAGTCAAG AAAATCAAGTTCTAGTTCATCCATGGCCTCTGTTCATGGTGCTGTACTAGCTTTGGCAGCTTCTGTATTATCAGCTCCATATGATATGCCCAG TTGGTTGCCTGAGCATGTTACATTGCTGGCTCGTTTCAGTGGGGAGCCCTCCCCTGTGAAATCTACGGTTACAAAAGCTATAGCAGAGTTCCGGCGCACTCACGCTGATACATGGAATGTTCAGAAAGAGTTATTTACAGAAGAGCAACTCGAG ATCCTGGCAGAtacatcatcttcatcatcgtATTTTGCTTGA